CTTTTCTTTTCTTTTAGTTCACCATCGGCCCCAGCGACTCGCGACGGACCACCGTCGGTGCGATCAGACGCCCTTGCCGCCCGTCCTGGGCCGACCCGTGCTCGATCTTCTCCAGCAACACCCGCGTCGCCTCCCGGCCCAGCGCCGCCATGTCCAGATGCACCGAAGCCAACGGCACCGGCAGCAGCGAACACATCGCCAGGTCGCCATATCCGATCAGCGACAGCTCCTCCGGGATCCGCACACCGCGGTCTCTGGCTGCGTCAAAAACCCCGAGGGCCAGAAAATCGTCGTAACAGCAGATCCCATCCGGCCGGTCGGGCAGATCCAAAAGCCGCAAGCCCGCCTGCCGTCCCATCGCCCGGTCCTCGTGCTTCTCGACCCGGAAGATCCACTCCGGCTTGGCCCGCAGCCCCGCGGATTTCACCACGTCCAGATAACCCTGCAGGCGCCTTTCCTCCGCGCCGTGATAGCCGACCTGCCCGCCGATGTGGGCGATCCTCCGCCGCCCGGCTTCGACCAGCGCCCGCGCCGCCATCCGCCCGCCTTCCAGCTCATCGAATCCCACGTAGTCCAGCCACGGTGCCTCTTCGCACGGCCCCAGCAGCACGAACGGATACCCGTCCTCCGCCATCCGCACCAGGTGCCGATGGTCGCCGAGGTGCTCGATAATCAAGCCGTCCACCCCGCGCTGGCGAAGCATCTGACACTGCTGCTCCTCCCGCGACCCGCTGGCCCGCGTACTGCACAGGATCGTGTGAAACCCCGCGTCGCCCGCCCGCGTCTCGTTGGCCATCACGAACTCGCCGATGCTGGGGTTCGTCACGTCCACGAACAGAAGGGCAATCATGTTGGTTCGCGCCCGGGCCAGCGCCCGGGCTGAGAGGTTCGGCGTGTAGCCCGTCTCGCGGACCGCCGCCAGCACCTTCGCCCGCGTGGCCTCGGAAATCCGCGAGTTGGGCGTGTTGTTCACCACCCGCGAGACCGTGGTCTTCGAGAGCTTCAGCCTGCTGGCGATCTGCGATATGCCGGGCCGTTCCATCCGATCGTTCCTGCGACTCTGTCCAGTGCACAACCGCTTATGCAACTCAGCATAACCGGTTGTGCAATAAAATGCAAGCCCCCAGGCAAAGACGCGGCGCGGAACGGACCGTCACCGGTGGATTTTGGTATATCTTCTTGCGAGGCAAGAGCTTATGTGCGACGGCGGCCGCGCGTCACTCCAGGTTCGCGTGCCGGGCGAACATCGCCTCAGCCGTGATGCCGCTCCGGCGCATCAGGAGCACGATCATCGCGTCATAAAGAATGAAGAGGGACTGCTCGAACAGCGACCCCATCGGCTGAATCGACGCCAGCACCCCCGACCCAGCCGTTGCCTTGGGCGACGGGGCCGGAATCGCCACCACCACATCGGCAAGCTCAGCGATTGGCGAACGTGGATCGATCGTCGCCAGCAGCACCCGGGCCTCGAGCTCCTTCGCCTTCCGGGCCATCGCCAGAAGGCTCGACGTCCGGCCCGAGCCCGACCCGATCACCAGCAGATCCCCCTTCCCGATCGACGGCGTGGTCACCTCGCCCACCAGGTGCGCCGCCATCCCCATGTGCATCAGCCGCATGGCGAACCCGCGAACCGCCAACCCGCTTCGCCCAGCCCCGGCCAAAAAAACCCGCGGGGCGCGGGCCAACTCCTCGACCGCCGCGCCGACCGCGCCGGCGTCGATCCGCCCCGTGCACTGGGCCAGTTCGTCACAGACGACGCGCAGCGTATCGCGAATCTCACTCACGACGGGCCTCCCGTATGCGGGCCATGATCTCCGCAGCGGCGCAGCCGGGATCGGCGTGATTGATGATCGCTCCGCCGACCACCACGATATCGCCGCCGCCTTCGACCGCCCGGCCCACGTTCTCCAGCTTCAAACCGCCCGCCACCGCCAGCTCGCACCGCACCACCGGACGCACCAGCGACAGCTCCGACATCGGATCGACGCCCGGCGCCTGACGGTCGAACGCCGTATGAACGCACAAGACCGGCACACCAAGCTGCTCAAGCCGCCGCGCCCGCACCAGCGGGTCCGGCACGTTGATCAGGTCGGCCATGATCCGTCCGCCGTACTTCGCCACCGCCTCCAGCGCCTGGCTGATCGTCCGATCGTCCGCTGCGCCAAGCACCGTCACCAGATCCGCCCCGCGCCGGAACGCGCTGGACGCCTCGATGAACCCAGCGTCCATGATCTTCAGGTCCGCCAGATAACGCTTCTCCGGAAATCGCGACTTGACCTTCTCGAGCGCAGCGACGCCCTCCTCGATGATCAGCGGCGTGCCGATCTCCGCAATATCGAAATGCGGATACACCTTCTCCGCCACGGCCAGCGCGTCGGCCGTCGATAGCACGTCGATGGCAAGCTGCAACTGCGGATGTTCTCGGTTCATCGGCCGGGCCACTCCTTTTCCTCGACGCCGCATAACTACCCGGCCGCCGCCCCCCTTTCAACCAAAATCGCTCACCCGCCAACCGCTCGAAATACCGCCATCGAATACGGCGGCAGATTTCCGATCTCAAACACGGCCGGTTTGCCCGCCTCGATCGCGTACGGCCCGAACTCAGCGTGC
The sequence above is drawn from the Phycisphaerae bacterium genome and encodes:
- a CDS encoding 3-hexulose-6-phosphate synthase is translated as MNREHPQLQLAIDVLSTADALAVAEKVYPHFDIAEIGTPLIIEEGVAALEKVKSRFPEKRYLADLKIMDAGFIEASSAFRRGADLVTVLGAADDRTISQALEAVAKYGGRIMADLINVPDPLVRARRLEQLGVPVLCVHTAFDRQAPGVDPMSELSLVRPVVRCELAVAGGLKLENVGRAVEGGGDIVVVGGAIINHADPGCAAAEIMARIREARRE
- a CDS encoding LacI family transcriptional regulator, translating into MERPGISQIASRLKLSKTTVSRVVNNTPNSRISEATRAKVLAAVRETGYTPNLSARALARARTNMIALLFVDVTNPSIGEFVMANETRAGDAGFHTILCSTRASGSREEQQCQMLRQRGVDGLIIEHLGDHRHLVRMAEDGYPFVLLGPCEEAPWLDYVGFDELEGGRMAARALVEAGRRRIAHIGGQVGYHGAEERRLQGYLDVVKSAGLRAKPEWIFRVEKHEDRAMGRQAGLRLLDLPDRPDGICCYDDFLALGVFDAARDRGVRIPEELSLIGYGDLAMCSLLPVPLASVHLDMAALGREATRVLLEKIEHGSAQDGRQGRLIAPTVVRRESLGPMVN
- the hxlB gene encoding 6-phospho-3-hexuloisomerase is translated as MSEIRDTLRVVCDELAQCTGRIDAGAVGAAVEELARAPRVFLAGAGRSGLAVRGFAMRLMHMGMAAHLVGEVTTPSIGKGDLLVIGSGSGRTSSLLAMARKAKELEARVLLATIDPRSPIAELADVVVAIPAPSPKATAGSGVLASIQPMGSLFEQSLFILYDAMIVLLMRRSGITAEAMFARHANLE